In Spirobacillus cienkowskii, a genomic segment contains:
- the ruvB gene encoding Holliday junction branch migration DNA helicase RuvB: MDTNVHTKFETSVSLTEIARDDTEPHINLRPKSFDNYPGQERICENLKIYTQAAKLRGKMLDHCLFHGPPGLGKTTLAGIVAETMGSPLKITSGPVIERAADLMGILASLEPHSILFIDEIHRLPANVEEVLYSAMEDMRLDILIGQGPTARTVKFDLPPFCVIGATTRAGAISAPLRDRFGIQEHLNYYTPDSLAKILMRSANIMKTELLLDAASLLSKRCRGTPRIANQLLKRILDFAIVSSKNQIDCAIVNYALDRLGIDHEGLSHMDREFLKVMQTRYQGGPVGLEAIAATLNEEKTTLEDVYEPYLVFKGFILRTARGRVLSESGHNHLKI; encoded by the coding sequence ATGGATACCAATGTACATACTAAATTTGAAACATCCGTATCACTAACAGAGATTGCCAGAGATGATACAGAACCACATATCAACCTAAGACCAAAATCTTTTGATAATTATCCTGGGCAAGAACGTATCTGTGAAAATCTTAAAATTTACACTCAAGCCGCCAAGCTCAGAGGAAAAATGTTGGATCATTGTTTGTTTCATGGTCCTCCAGGACTTGGAAAAACGACGTTGGCAGGCATTGTTGCAGAAACAATGGGGAGTCCCTTAAAAATAACGTCAGGACCCGTCATTGAACGGGCTGCAGATTTGATGGGTATTTTAGCAAGTTTAGAGCCTCATTCAATATTATTTATCGATGAAATACATAGGCTTCCAGCAAACGTGGAAGAAGTTTTATATTCCGCAATGGAAGACATGCGACTTGATATTTTAATTGGACAAGGGCCTACTGCAAGAACAGTGAAATTTGATCTTCCCCCATTTTGTGTTATCGGCGCCACCACACGAGCTGGCGCTATTTCTGCACCGTTAAGAGATCGTTTTGGGATTCAGGAACATCTTAATTACTATACCCCCGATTCCCTAGCAAAAATTTTAATGCGCAGCGCAAACATTATGAAAACAGAATTGCTCCTTGACGCTGCATCACTTTTATCAAAACGCTGTCGTGGCACACCACGAATTGCAAACCAACTGTTAAAACGAATTTTAGATTTTGCTATTGTGTCTAGCAAAAATCAAATTGACTGTGCAATTGTAAACTATGCACTTGATCGCCTAGGAATCGACCACGAAGGACTATCTCATATGGATCGAGAGTTTTTAAAAGTCATGCAAACTCGATATCAAGGAGGACCTGTCGGTCTAGAAGCGATTGCAGCAACACTCAACGAAGAAAAAACAACATTAGAAGATGTCTACGAGCCATATTTGGTATTTAAAGGTTTTATTTTAAGAACTGCGCGCGGCAGAGTTTTATCGGAGTCGGGTCATAATCATTTAAAAATTTAA
- the ruvA gene encoding Holliday junction branch migration protein RuvA: MIGFLRGILIEKSPEKIIIDTSGVGYEIEVPATTLCQLPSLQQETQIHILTHVREDSIRLFGFATSFDKKVFIELINVSGVGPKVALALLSTTDGSNLCEIIVSGQVAKLTAIPGVGVKTAERLILELKTKMQKLLARRNEELDLNGQLFNQDTSLLHDVKIQKISQNVHKKLIQKQLIEDLKSALSNLGYKDKQFSDVLHSFERRMNDGETITIEIGLKEALTKLTERIIQHMN; the protein is encoded by the coding sequence ATGATTGGTTTTCTTCGCGGAATCCTAATTGAAAAATCACCAGAAAAAATAATAATTGATACATCAGGTGTTGGATATGAAATAGAAGTTCCTGCAACCACTTTGTGTCAGCTCCCTTCTTTACAACAAGAAACTCAAATCCACATTTTAACCCATGTTCGAGAAGATTCAATTAGACTTTTTGGATTTGCAACGTCTTTTGATAAAAAAGTATTTATAGAATTGATCAACGTTTCTGGGGTTGGTCCAAAAGTTGCTCTTGCACTTTTAAGCACGACAGACGGATCAAATCTATGTGAAATTATCGTTTCTGGACAAGTTGCAAAACTCACAGCAATACCAGGAGTAGGAGTAAAAACAGCAGAAAGACTCATACTAGAATTAAAAACAAAAATGCAAAAACTTTTAGCAAGAAGAAATGAAGAACTTGATTTAAATGGCCAACTTTTTAATCAAGACACTTCTCTTTTACATGATGTTAAAATTCAAAAAATATCACAAAATGTTCATAAAAAATTGATTCAAAAACAGCTTATTGAAGACTTAAAAAGTGCGCTATCAAATTTAGGATATAAAGATAAACAATTTTCTGATGTATTGCATTCATTTGAACGTCGTATGAACGATGGAGAAACAATTACAATTGAAATTGGACTAAAAGAAGCGTTAACAAAACTTACAGAGCGTATTATTCAGCATATGAATTGA
- a CDS encoding transporter substrate-binding domain-containing protein, which translates to MTVKKDRVNSIIIIFTQFIFFHSICFAEVWKGACERDFPPFNFMKSGNHIGMDTEIVALIMKKLNIKFTIETDTWDGVFHLLKKEEVDFAWQFVDTPDRRKLFHLVGPFRYGFDTFMVRSDSKITNWHHVNDFRGMTIGVIRTYSYTQEFDQFKNFKRKEYINVSQLVQGLVNKDVDFIIGDFYSLTYMSKKYKLTNKIRFLPSSIKKIPRYVAFSQKNKSKSIIFESVLKEVMATQEYKYITDKYIKNE; encoded by the coding sequence ATGACTGTTAAAAAAGATAGGGTAAATTCTATAATTATAATTTTTACTCAATTTATTTTTTTTCACTCAATATGTTTTGCTGAAGTGTGGAAAGGGGCTTGTGAAAGAGATTTTCCTCCTTTTAATTTTATGAAAAGTGGCAATCATATTGGAATGGATACAGAAATTGTTGCATTAATAATGAAAAAATTAAATATCAAATTTACAATTGAAACTGACACTTGGGATGGGGTCTTTCATTTACTTAAAAAAGAAGAAGTGGATTTTGCGTGGCAATTTGTTGATACGCCAGATAGAAGAAAATTATTTCATTTGGTAGGCCCTTTTCGCTATGGTTTTGATACCTTTATGGTACGAAGTGACTCAAAAATAACCAATTGGCATCATGTAAATGATTTTCGGGGTATGACAATTGGGGTGATTCGTACTTATAGTTATACCCAAGAATTTGATCAATTTAAAAACTTTAAGCGCAAAGAATATATTAATGTTTCACAACTTGTTCAGGGTTTGGTCAATAAAGATGTTGATTTTATTATTGGTGATTTTTATTCATTAACATACATGTCTAAGAAATATAAACTTACAAATAAAATTAGATTTTTGCCTTCTTCAATAAAAAAAATACCAAGATACGTTGCATTTTCTCAAAAAAATAAATCAAAATCAATTATATTTGAAAGTGTTTTAAAAGAAGTTATGGCAACTCAAGAATACAAATATATTACTGATAAGTATATTAAAAATGAATAG
- a CDS encoding DsbA family protein, with protein MIKIKLNISRKSVLLFLSGFFLGVTPVVILFFKSSNEKTVRDESYFGKPIIEVDGKQWTTLSLPKESVVEYYNLQSNINSAENHFASQAALRLVLAKDQGKNIGLDTYPSLKELLDVQPIDDKDVKKYYEEHYSKIGQNYDKVKNQLKQQLYNQKISDYSNNKVRDYIKNNRIKLLINNNEPSLFNIDVSGYPIRGNKDSDLVFLNIFDFVDSKSRVAENELREIYDKYSSKIKFISIFYPLYPSGLSGMLARGAFCAKEQGDDKYWKFHENVFKTPMSFLENSINNINKTHDLILRLVKSAKVDEKLFSSCLSSDESTHYIQNLRFKLSATEGLKGVPSFYFNRKNIQTSLKDFNKFLNSQF; from the coding sequence ATGATTAAAATTAAATTAAATATTTCAAGAAAAAGCGTGTTATTGTTTTTGAGTGGTTTTTTTTTAGGGGTGACTCCTGTAGTAATTTTGTTTTTTAAAAGTTCTAACGAAAAAACTGTCAGAGATGAAAGTTATTTTGGCAAACCCATTATTGAAGTTGATGGAAAACAGTGGACAACGTTATCCTTACCAAAAGAATCGGTTGTTGAATATTATAATCTTCAAAGTAATATTAATAGCGCAGAAAATCATTTTGCTTCGCAAGCAGCGTTAAGACTTGTGCTCGCAAAAGATCAAGGAAAAAATATTGGTTTGGATACTTATCCAAGTTTGAAAGAGCTACTCGACGTTCAGCCCATAGATGATAAGGACGTAAAAAAATATTATGAAGAACATTATTCAAAGATTGGACAAAACTATGATAAAGTTAAAAATCAATTAAAACAACAGCTTTATAATCAAAAAATTTCGGATTATTCTAATAATAAAGTTCGTGACTACATAAAAAATAATAGAATAAAATTACTTATAAATAATAATGAACCTAGTCTTTTTAATATTGATGTCTCAGGATATCCCATTAGAGGTAATAAAGATTCTGATTTGGTGTTTTTAAATATTTTTGATTTTGTAGATTCTAAAAGCAGAGTTGCTGAAAATGAATTGAGAGAAATATATGATAAGTATTCTTCAAAAATTAAATTTATTAGTATTTTTTATCCTCTCTATCCCAGTGGTTTAAGTGGAATGTTGGCTCGTGGAGCATTTTGTGCAAAAGAGCAGGGAGATGATAAATATTGGAAATTTCATGAGAACGTTTTTAAGACACCAATGTCATTTCTTGAAAACAGTATTAATAATATTAACAAAACTCATGATTTGATATTAAGATTGGTAAAGAGTGCGAAGGTTGATGAAAAGTTATTTAGTTCGTGTTTGTCTTCTGATGAGTCCACTCATTATATTCAAAATTTACGATTTAAATTGAGTGCGACAGAGGGGTTAAAAGGGGTACCATCATTTTATTTTAACCGTAAGAATATTCAAACTTCATTAAAAGATTTTAATAAGTTTTTAAACTCACAGTTTTAA